The segment TTGGTCATGCCGATGACATCCGCGCCCCAGCTCCGGTGAAGCGCCGACTCCGCCCGGGTGGAGAACTGCGGCCCTTCCATGCACACATAAGTGCCGCGTCCGTGCACCCGGATGTCCTCGCCGGCCGCCGCGTCCGCCACCGTGCCGCGCAGTTCGTTGCAGAACGGGTCCGCGAACTGCACATGGGCCACGATGCCGTCACCGAAGAACGTGCTCGGGCGCCGGTAGGTGCGGTCGATGAACTGGTCCGGCAGCACCATGTGGCCCGGCTCGATCTCCTCCTTGAGGCTGCCCACCGCGCTTACGGAGAGGATGCGCGTCACTCCCAGCTTCTTCATGCCGAAGATGTTGGCGCGGTTGTTGACCTCGGTGGGCAGGAGCCGGTGCCCCTTGCCGTGACGCGGCAGAAAGACCAGGTCCACCCCGCCCAGGGAGCCGGTGACGAAGGAAGCGGAGGGCGCGCCAAACGGGGTCTCCAACTCCACCTCGCGCACCCCGCTCAGTCCCTCCATCTCGTAGAGGCCGGTGCCGCCGATGACGCCCATCTTGGTCTCGTGTTCCATTTCCTCGTCCCGCCTTCTGGGTGTCCCGTGTCACGCCGGGCCGCTTGGGCACCCGCGATCTGCCGTCAGGTCAACCCGGCCGCGGCGTCTGAACGCCCGGCCCTGCTCTCCGCGGCATGGTACAACTGCCCGCAGGCCGCCTGGATGTCCTCACCTCGGGGACGGCGCACGTGAGTCTGTATACCCTGGACCCTCAGCGTCTCCCCGAAACGCTCGATGACGTCCTCCGGCGGCCGGTCGAAACCGCTCCCCTCGTGGGGGTTGAAGGGTATCAGGTTCACCTTGCAGCGGATCCCGCGAAGCCGTTTCGCGAGCTCCGCCGCGTCCGCCGCCAGGTCGTTCACACCGCGCAGGAGCAGGTACTCGAACGTGATGCGCTTGCGCCGAGGCACCGGCAGGGAGCGGCAGCACTCCAACAATTGCGCCACCGGGTACTTCCGGTTGACCGGCATCAGTTCCGAGCGCACATCATCGCGTACGGAATGGAGCGAGATGGCCAGATTCACCCGGGTTTCCTCCATGAGCCGGCGCATTTGCGGCAGCAACCCCACCGTGGAGACCGTGATCTTGCGTGGCGAAATGGCCATGCCGCCGGCGGCATCCGTGATGGTTGCCAGTGCGCCGCGCGTGGCATCGTAGTTGGCCAGGGGCTCGCCCATGCCCATGAACACCAGGTTGGAGATTCGCCGGTCCTCCGGGCACTCGCGCTGCACTTCGAGGATCTGGTCCACGATTTCCGCCTGAGTGAGGTTGCGCTTGAGTCCCATGCGCGCGGTGGCGCAGAACGCGCACGCCAGACCGCATCCCGCCTGCGTCGACACGCACAGCGTCACCCGGTCCTCCTCCGGAATGTACACCGTCTCCACGACGTTGCCGTCGCGCAAGCGCAACAGATATTTGACGGTGCCGTCCTCGGAACGGCTCCGTTGCTGCACCGCCAGGCTGCCGATG is part of the Deltaproteobacteria bacterium genome and harbors:
- the mtnP gene encoding S-methyl-5'-thioadenosine phosphorylase, translated to MEHETKMGVIGGTGLYEMEGLSGVREVELETPFGAPSASFVTGSLGGVDLVFLPRHGKGHRLLPTEVNNRANIFGMKKLGVTRILSVSAVGSLKEEIEPGHMVLPDQFIDRTYRRPSTFFGDGIVAHVQFADPFCNELRGTVADAAAGEDIRVHGRGTYVCMEGPQFSTRAESALHRSWGADVIGMTNLQEAKLAREAEICFATMAMSTDYDCWNEAAGDVDIEEVIAVLQRNADVAKRIVRGTAERLSPERACPCATALAMAIVTDRSVIPDEARKRLGPLVDKYL
- the rlmN gene encoding 23S rRNA (adenine(2503)-C(2))-methyltransferase RlmN; translation: MRHGPLESSFPRKLALDPDRGRESRGEEGSNEPRPPIEGLGHAELSAWLDARGLPAYRAGQIRRWLFQKHATAFESMTDVPRELRQALARSFVIGSLAVQQRSRSEDGTVKYLLRLRDGNVVETVYIPEEDRVTLCVSTQAGCGLACAFCATARMGLKRNLTQAEIVDQILEVQRECPEDRRISNLVFMGMGEPLANYDATRGALATITDAAGGMAISPRKITVSTVGLLPQMRRLMEETRVNLAISLHSVRDDVRSELMPVNRKYPVAQLLECCRSLPVPRRKRITFEYLLLRGVNDLAADAAELAKRLRGIRCKVNLIPFNPHEGSGFDRPPEDVIERFGETLRVQGIQTHVRRPRGEDIQAACGQLYHAAESRAGRSDAAAGLT